Within the Mixophyes fleayi isolate aMixFle1 chromosome 5, aMixFle1.hap1, whole genome shotgun sequence genome, the region GCCAGAGTAGAAGGAGTGCATGACTGACAAGTTACCTCCTTGGTCTTTCCGGAGAACCCCCTCTGTCATCGCGCAGTTCCCTCACCTCCTTTGCATCAACCGTACTCTTACAGTTAAGGTAAGGATCCGGAGAGTGGTACTTACCGTAGTCCCTTTCCAAGACCAAAGAGGCATAACGGTCATACTGgcactctttttttttatctgggaTTTTACACGGGAGATTTCCCCACTATCTTCACCCACAGAAATCAGGAAATCGAGTTTCTGTCTCAAGGCATGGcagacgtttttttttttttttatccaattctTCTGAACTACCAGTTCTTCCTTTGAATTTCTCCCACCACTCTGGCCTAGCCCAACCTGTGTCCAAAAGTGTTCCTTGGGTTTCAAGGAAGTCCCTAAAGGATTGTCTAACCTCCTCATCATCCAGAAGGCTGGAGTTCAGACGCCACAGGCCTCTGCCTTTCTGAGGGGTGAGAACGTGATATGAGAACTCTACCGCCATAAACTTTGGAGTTGATGTGACAGAGCTCCCTTTAACAAAAACCTATCTATTCTTGACCTACTTctacctctaaaaaaggtgaacccCGTGAGGTCTGGAGAGTGCCGAATATGCACATCTACCAGCCCAGCCTGACTTACCATATTAACTAATAAACCTGCATCATAGCCCAGCGATGTCCGCGAGCCTTCCCTATCCTCTGGTCTAACAATGTTGTTAAAATCACCCCCGAAGACAATCTGCTGGCCCGTAAAAAGGTAAGGTTTAATTTCCCTGAAAAGGCATTTCCTGCCCCTTTGGGTCTGTGGACCTTAAATATTTATGAACCTCAGGACCTGCCCCCTTATGGAAACATCCATAACCATACATCTGCCCATGCTTATTTCTATAATccgctgaatggttaccatgtcagtaaaaaggactgccactccatcatacggctcggccgcaagagaccaataggagggacctCGCCTGCACTCTCATTTGCATTTGTGGAGATCCGCGAGGCGCCCaaccctagtctcttgcaaaatCAACCTCAAGCATGTTGAAAAAATCAAGGGCCAAATACCGAGCTCGATCGGAACgcacagatgccacattaatggtggcaaactatgggttggggagccatcattaAAGATTATAGGCATGGGCATTGCCTTCATTACCTCTCAGCATTATATTACCTAACACCTATAAGGCCTTTGACCCTATCCCCTGATCCTGTATACCATCACTTCTGGCCAAAGACTCTTCTGACCGAACCACACTGTCAATCCCAGGAATTGTCCCCCCCTTCTGGATatatttcctccccctcccccctggttCCATCCCACCCACCTCCCTCCTATCCTGCTCCCTATACACTTGATTATTTCCACCTGAACTACGAACTACCTCAAACATGGTGTCAGTATCCTCAGAAACCTTAGTAGGCTCCCCACCTACTTGAATTACAGACAGCGGAAATTTTACACCCATAATATTGATCTCCCCACAATTCTCACCCCCAGCTACACCACCTGTTCCAACCTCAGCACCCACCACCTTTTGAACAAAGGGTTCAGCCTGCCTAACCTCAACCTTTGCCCTAGTTCTCTGCACCAGCAGTACACACAATTTCCCAACGccatttaacccttgaaaaactgcagctacttattcaaaatgctcaaaatgctatctgtgcccactttgccacatGATTGCATGCCCAatacagcgttgggccaggcaaaagacagaagTTTTAtgtgtaactgaccaccctgtgttgattcccactgtcaaattgctggcccaacggtatttaacccttgcaaatctgcagctacttattcaaaatgataaaatatggtgactttgccacctgatttcatgcccataacctTGTTGGGTGAGGCGATatactaatgcattttgtataagggaccccctgtagtgttaatttgatgtgaaatcagtgatccaaattgatttaatcctttaaaaataagcttttgtgaataagaagctggagcatgaattacAAACGAATAAGAAGCTGGTCGAATAAGCAGCTAACTTCAGCCTTGTTACAAGATCTCCAGTTATCTGTCTGAAATTAGGTCttgatgttttaaaaaatttGAATAAAGGCCCATTTTCAGATCTGATCATTACTGCAGATCTTGTAATACAGATTAATTCTGATCTTTTACCATTCAGTAATCTTGAGGATTCAGTAATCTTGAGTGAGTGGGAAGCTCAATATAACTAAaattacgggggggggggggggggcagagtaatAGACTTTACATGGGAAGCCTCCATTATGACTTCTTTTCTTGGCCCCACACAGCTTTGGATAATCTAGTTAAGGGTACAGTGTCTTGCAGAAATATCAGGAGCATTGCTGCAAGTTGCGCTTGCAGAGTTAACAACTGCCACAATAATTTTAACAAACTTTTAAAACTGCATGTAAAactcatttgaaaaataaaaatgggtatgTAGGGATAATTTTCTGTAGTTAAGTAACTTACAATGTTTTGTTTCGTGAAGATTTTCTGTTGCTGTTTTTGTCTGTACCGTTAATTTATTGTGCTTGTTTTGCTACAGGAAGAAGAAAATTTGCATCCGTGTGAAAAAATGGATATTGGCGAGTACTATGTATGTTTACTAatgattgttttgttttagtCACTGCAGCTTCTCACTACCTATGAGAGTGTTGTTATTCATTGCACAAGAATGTTTAAAAGAAACATTTCTTGTTTATAAGTTAAGTCATAAGAGGTATTGCAAACTTTTTTTATACTACAAAACTGTTCTCACAAGAAGGATAATTTGCAATCACCTAAGCATTGGTGTTgtacactgctatatatatatatatatatatatatatatatttctctctatATCATCGGCAACTATTTTTATATAATGCTActatttccgcagtgctgtacagaacaCTCACTCGCATctgtccctaccccattggagcttgcagtctaaattccctaacacacaaatacacacttgTCTCCCAACCAAATATCACAATTCCCTTTACCTCCGTCATGTTTCACCATTTTTTGTTCTGTTGCAAGTGCTGCTTGTGTTTCATAAATGTTGAGATGGTGTTCCAATGTTAACCTTTGCAAAATAAGTACCATTGCCATTGTGTGCCAagttgtagggggggggggcaataaaaaatgttttgcactcTCCTGTTTTATAGCGATGATGCTCTGACCACCATCATTGTGTAGGATTGCTTTTGCAGACTAGTTCTAGAAATTCCATTATGTCATTTTCTGGACAGCATGACACGTAGGTGGCCACATAGGTATTGTGTGTTTCATTATTCATAGACCCCTCATACGTGTCAAAATTGCCTACACTGCTCTGGTTAAATGCATATATTGGGTCTGATAGAAATCTTTGTTTCTAATGTCACTGTAACCAATGGCGTTTTAACTTGTACTGCTTTCCTTTCCCTACCATGACCTCCAAACATTAGTAACAAAAGCTTATCAAATGCCAAAAGTAACTCCAGTGGGTGCCTGGACTGAGCAGTCACTTCTGGGAACATGGCAGCTCTTTTATTCAATGCTGTGCCCACTGGCATTCAGGGTATAAGTAACATGAGGAGGTATTTGATTCAATGAAATCTGTTTTACTGCTGAATTTACAGACTCAGTCAATAGGTAGGGACAGCAACATGGCTGTCTGGATATCTAAAGGGACATTATGGAATCAAACTTGTTTTACAAGCATTTTAGCTAACAACATAACATTCAAAAATGTGATCAGTGGATTTAAAAAAGGTAATTACTGGCAAtctttatataattgtttttattcagTTGGAATCTCTTATAACTGATGCTGTTAAAGGCAAAGGATTTCAGAAAATTAGTGAATTCCTTGATGACCAGGGAGTAAGTTCTACGCAGCGACACAGCAAGGGGTTCTTAAACCAGCTGGACAGAGTAATCAATAAGGTGGGTTTCTAGTAGTACAGCTATGCCTAGCACAGCCGTTCTGTCACATGTTTGAAaagtggtcttttttttttttttttttcttttaggaaTTAGATCGCAATGAATTCAAACACGTCTGTTTGGTAATTAAATGCATTCGGCACTTTTTCAAGAGTGAATGTCAGGAAGATTGTTCTTTGATTCAGCAGGGGCTGGTTCCTAAGATAAGTCTTATTTAAGAATTGCTTCTAATAATATCTAGTCTTGTGTGAAATGAATGTTGCCAAATAGCATTCTGAATTTGACCTTTAAGGCAACCAGTGGCTGTTAATTATCaagttcagtggttcccaaactgcgcctaggctccttggggtgccacggcgatctcacaAGAGTGCTTTGGCCAGGGCCGGTGGGAAGCAAGGCAGGGGgctacttagtaattattttgacttaggggtgccttgaaaaaatttgggaaACAAGaatgccttgaactgaaaaagtttgggatccactgatcaAGTCCATACCTCTTGATTTACTGTTGGCAGTTACAGGAGAAGAAGCTATTTTATATTCTCTCTGGTCATTTACAGTTTTGGTGCACATTACTGTGTGATCTACTGTATTGGGAATACATCTCACTAGTAAGTGGGGGGGCCAAGCAGATGCagcttcaaatatatatatatatataatcgctGTCAAAATATGACTTTAATCATATGATGTGGGACTATTCAGGATAGAGTGATGTTGTCAATAAGGGACCATAAATCCCCTCAACTGTAAGTAAATTACGGTAAAATTCTTCTATGTCCCTTACAGTTAATGCTGCATCCAGAATTACTGATTTAATGATATCAATACAGGTGTATGTGCAAGGTATGGGTAAAATGACTTGTGTTATCTAGGTCCCAAAGAAAGAAAACTTATAAATGCTTTGTCCACCCTAAATTTATCCCTCATTATGgattactttattttaatattagtgACCGTATATACTTGTGTTAACCAACATCAaccgctgacaacaactgttgtAGCGTCTGCAGTGTGCCGGTTGCAAGTCGTTTTGCTTTCAGCATTTGATGCAGAAGTTTCTGACGTATAATGTGCTATATTATGCAAATATATTACAGTATAGCACATTCTAGTGATCTAGAAGTGCTAGGACAGCTATAAAAGATAGGCGTTACATTTTAAGTGGAAATGCCTTTAAAGTTATGGTGAGGCGGCTTAAAGGAAACAAAAGGCAtacactgtaaataaaatatggtCAAATAATTCTTAAAAGTCAGTTTATTCACTGCCCCTATTGTAAAAGTAGTTTTaccccctttttaaaaaaaaaaaaaaaagattcagaaTGTAAAGAATTTTCAAGTGGAATCCATCCTGCAGTTTTGGGCGGCATATTCGTCCAATAAGGGTATACACGTTTGGAGGGTTCTGTATATTTTGGGCAGATTGTTTTTGAAGCATTAGTCTACAACTACATTTATAAGATGACACCACATCACCTGACAACTAGAGTAATTAATGTGTTCTGCAGGATGTGAGCATCTTGAGGATTGTGACACTTTGGATTATTGCTTTCCTCATTCATAAATTATTTCTTGTCGCAACATGGCATGTATTACTGctactgaaattttttttttataaacataactAAACATGCTTCTGTATGAGCATTGATTTTATAACTACATTGTAGCTCTCTTTGTAACATATTTTACCTTCATCCTAGAACGTGACATCTGAGAGGAGCTTAGTGATTTGCTAGTTAGCATCATCGGCTTCCTCCATGGTATGCCTTAGTAACAGATGCATTTAAATTCCGCGCTGGTTGAAATGTACGTAGGGAGCATAGAagatctaaaatgtaaaaaagcagcAGTTTGATGTGTCTATTTCATAAACTTTTATTTTCCTTCTATTACATGGCCCTGTGGTTTGAAAGAGCCATGGAATTTCTGAAAATTTATAAAGAAACAAACCCCTCAATTTCTGCTCTTGTGGAAGATTTTTTTGATACTGCTCTggtatgtttttacattttaaagttttgATAAACTAGGCAGTTATTTTAAACGTTGTGTAAAAGGGTTATGATTTTCACAAA harbors:
- the LOC142159501 gene encoding synaptonemal complex protein 2-like, producing the protein MLFNMEEENLHPCEKMDIGEYYLESLITDAVKGKGFQKISEFLDDQGVSSTQRHSKGFLNQLDRVINKELDRNEFKHVCLVIKCIRHFFKSECQEDCSLIQQGLVPKISLI